The region aatagtttatTTCAGTCATACATAataaggaacaaaacaaaaaaattgtgtgggtgtgaaactgacaaaaacatcataCATGTTTATACCGATCCatttcacacaataaaaaaaccaCGCAATCAATGACCGAAAAAGGAATAGGCTGAAGTCCAAGGCTTATTTTTTCCTATCCTATACAATCCATAAAATAACCCAGAATATCAGCAGTATGAAATAATTTactcaaaattattattttacatctttatcattttatgtcataatcctttattattttacattttaaggcttttttgAAACTCAACAGAGAGATACACAATTTTAAGTCATCACTAAGACCATACCATAGTTTGACTCCCAAAACTAAAACATATCTGTATTTTACATTGGTTCTCACTTTACATATGTCAAAGATACACAATCCTCTTAGATTATAATTTCCTTCTCTTAACTTAAAAAATTGTTGAATACAAATAGGAAGACTTTTATTCCTAACTCGAAAAAGTAAttccaatgtttttaaatacacaaaatccaaaaattTTAATGTGCAGGACCCTATGAATAATGGATTAGTGGATTCACAGCagaaagctttatttattattctaatAGCTCTTTTCTGGAGTTTAATTATAGGgtctatatttgttttatttacactaGACCTCAACACAATATGACATATATGGCATTATAAGTGaacaatacaatatatacaaacatttttttattcaacaGATCCCTTGTTTTGTAAAGAATAGCAACagatttagattaaaaaaaactgtaaaataatacagtaaatttctgtgaaataacttcttttttttcacagtgtaGGCCTAaagtttagttgtttgtgtgtacttttgtttttctacagGGACAAAAACCTCTGtccaggtttttgttttgtttcatttatctGGTTTCAGCAGCAGGCTTCAGTTGGGATCTGAGGAGTTAAGAAGCagaatttgtttgatttgtttttttgatcTAGCTCCACCTGCAGTCCTTTTCCTTTTGTTGCTCACCTCAGTTATTTAATCACACTCAATTACTGTTGATTATTTGATGTTGATATTTGAGCTGTAATCTTGTAAACTCTGTTGTCATGACACCAAACAACAGATGCTGATGTGCTTGCCTGTCTACATCAGTATTATGTTGCTTTCCTCATCTCTAGACACCTGCAGGGTTGTAGCATAAATGAGGGCTGGGGGCTCGTTGGATTCAGTTCTCTACAGAGGTGGCACAAGTGGCTGGGGGGAGGGTTCACTAGACTGTTGATGGTATGAAAGAGAAATCTTGAGTTTTGCTAGATTAGAAAAGTAAGACAGTCTCTTACTCTTTATCTGTGATTTATATAAAGATAATAACTTCCTCATGTGGAGCCAATGAACTTGAGACTCTTTCCATTTATGTTCAGCTCttctacattttcttttcagtttttgaataTCTTTATTCATCCAGGACCTTGGGACCAAACCCTCACAGGGGCTATTTGGTCAAGAGCTGTCAAACACATTAAATTGATTAACCATatcatttacattattacaCTGTGTAATACAACCACGAGCACTGAATGAAGCAGCAAAATCTGCAGCAGCAATGTTATTAAGAACACATGACTGTGCTTAGAGCATTGAACAGTGACGTGgcagttaatataaaaaaagatgcCTCTACTCAATTGAAACTTACAGTAACTTAAAGAAATAGAAACTTAGAGTCAGCGGGTTCCTACAACAAAACTAAAGGCATGCAGTTACTTGATCTGTTGCTTTCCTAAAGCATTTAAATTTGTACCCCACCTCTTTAATTCCCTTCAGCAtcaatatgaatatataaaaacaaacagcaaaacagaaGTTGGACAATAGCTACTGATTTTATGTCAGTGAACCCAAATGCTGCTTCACACTAATATTTAGAGAAATAATGAGTCAAAGAAACCGCAGGATAATGAGGTGAGGAGCTGCTTCTGAATTTCATATAATTGCATGAACAAACAtcattattagtagtagtattaaaaCCAATAGTTTTCTGTAAACTTTATCTCACACAGCCAGGAATATAATGTTAAATCCATCCATCTTCTTTTAATTGAACAAATTTTGTTAATTAATCTTTTTTGCCTGAAAACAATCAAAGATGAGTGTAAACAGTGTGTAAAAAGTGAAGGTTTTAATAAGACTGTCCTCAGCGGTTGTTCCAGCTCTGCTTTCTTCGGTTCTTCCTTCATTCCCAactctttcctccctcctttaTCTCTTCTGATATTTCTTTAATCATCCATTTacttcatctttctctctatatataatcattttcttcttctagtTCATCCTTCTTGTCTTCCTTGTTCACTTCCATGTCTTGATGaatttctttccttcctctctgcctgtTTCAGCTCACTTTTCCATTTCTTAACCTCATtcccttttgcttttttcttcttccttcattcGCTCCTGCCTGTCCACTCAATTCATTTCTTCCATCCCTCCTTCCATGAGATGAACACTGGTTACCCAAACGTATCAAGCTTCAGAGCATATTATATTGACATGctgttgatgttatttttattctccATCAGTGCTGCTCAGAGTCAGTCAACACTGGAGGCCAAACTGGAGGCCCTGCAGTGTCACTTCACCTGGGACATCGACCCCAGCAGGTCCAAACTTTTCCGTTTTAGTGACAAGCTGGAGGACATCAGCACCGAGGAGGGAAACAGCTGGCTGGGTCATATTTACAACTTGCAGGGGTACATTCACTGTCAGCTGGGCTTCACTGAAGACGCCTGGCGTTTCTTCAGCAGGGCCACAGAGGCCTTCCGCTGGTCAAGAAACACCGTCTCAGATGAAGGTccctggttggtggtgaactaCAGGAACCTGGCTTGGCTGCACCACCACctgggagaggaagaagagagtcAGACTTACCTGTCAAAGGTCGACGCCCTGCTGAAAGAATATCCATCTCCATCCCAGGACGAGCTCCATCCAGAGATCTACGCTGAAAATGCCTGGACCCTGATGAAGTTCGGCAAAGATCTTTAAACTTGACTGAGAGACGTATATTTGAaactttttatgtcttttattttcttgtagtTTTCATAGTGTCTACTGATCAAAGAGAGAAATCTTCAAAAGACATCCGTATGATGCGTGGCCATTATTGCATAGCTACAATAGGagcaatacaacaaaacaaacaacatatttctgtttctctttctgtgacattttgcagGTGAACCAGGACTctaagctgctgctgttggttgaaCTGTTACTGTAGCTCAGTATGAAGTCTAGCTGTAATACGAAGGAAAAAgtccacaaaaacaaatattggatCAGGATTGTTTCTAGGACTTGAAAAGATCTGAGGTTAAGCCAAGGTCATCCAGAGCTTCATCTTTGTTGgtaataacactgacatttctGGCTGTGTGTAGTGATACACCCATCTACCCAATGAGGCAACAACCACTGTTAATTATTATTCACTAAAATGATATTTGATTGATGATTTACTTTAATGATTTGGTCAGTAAACGCTTCCATGGACACGGTAATGTCAATACAGGAAATATTGTGAGACTTTGCTtttaagcagcaaaactgaaaactgaaattatGAACTTGACAAGTCAGAGGAaactctgcagaggaaacagagttTGGACTTTTAgatacttaaaaataaaaaaatatcccGACAGCTGTGATGGAGCTCAAGATTCATCCTGCCAGCCAGCTTTATTACTGATAATTTCACTGTATAAACTTGGAATCTGTGTATAACAGCTGAccacacagaacattaattattgATAGATCCTGAACGATCTGGTTGGTGTGTCAGgaggtaaataaataatgagtGATGATATGCTGctatgtgtgtaaatgcacaagtgatggaagaagtatttagatcctttacttaagtaaaagtagcctagacacctgactgtttgttttaagACTCACGTGACAGATTGTGAATCTTTTAATTGGGTAGCCAggcagtaaatttctgctgctGGGAAACGAAAGTTAAGATTCCTTCGAATGAGCGAATTTGCTGACCTTAAAACTCACTAAGGGCTCGAGTTTTTTCCTATTGTTTTATCAGTTTCTTTCATAAGACTCCATGTTTTCTCTCGTCTCTCTCTTCATTGATGAAGCGGAGTTTCTGCAAGTTTGTAATTCGCTGCAGCGAACTCCCGTCTGTTCGCTTCGTCCCACCTCTAAAAGTCCAAAGTCCTTTCTGCATCATTATAAATATCATGCTCAACATAACAGCATTCACAGCAAAGCAGAAGTTGGACAACAGCTACTGACTTTATGCCAGCGGACCCAAAAGCTGCTTCAGAATAATATTTAGAGAAATACTGAGTGAAGGAAACAGCAGAATAATGAGGTGAGTCGCTGCTTCTGCAATTCAAAATGTATAACAATGTCTTATTTTAGGGTATCAGAGCCCAAAATATCAACATTATGGATCTTGCCAgttaatgatgatgtttttattatcagtCAGTGCTGCTGAGTTctctcttattttatttttcttgttccaAGAAAAATTCCTTCTTTTGCCTTCAGTTTGCTCCcttttactatattttatgATTCTTGCTTTTTCCATATTACCTTTCAACAAGGATGAGATCACGAATCACCTGATGTAAATCCACCACACCCAAAGACATTTCTCataagtctataaaatgttattttctgtctatttaatataattatcattctttttcttattgttattataacttatcagttattttctgttaaatttatcccacttttttttccccgttTTTgcctaaaaatgtaaaaaaaaaattgcaaaaagtaTCGGAATCAGCCATTAAAACCCTCCAGGAGCATTTAAGTGTAATAATGTCTTAAGTTCTTCTTCAGTAGCTACAGTTCTGCTTTCATCCatctttcctcctttccttccctcATTCTGTCtcatgtctttgtttctttatttcatctttcTTGTCTTTCAGTTCACTTCTCCATTTCTTAACTGCATTTGCTTTTGTCGTTTCCTTATGTCCTCCCTgccttcatttctttttctttcaaattctTATTTGCTCATCGCT is a window of Thunnus thynnus chromosome 8, fThuThy2.1, whole genome shotgun sequence DNA encoding:
- the LOC137188500 gene encoding interferon-induced protein with tetratricopeptide repeats 5-like, producing the protein MSAAQSQSTLEAKLEALQCHFTWDIDPSRSKLFRFSDKLEDISTEEGNSWLGHIYNLQGYIHCQLGFTEDAWRFFSRATEAFRWSRNTVSDEGPWLVVNYRNLAWLHHHLGEEEESQTYLSKVDALLKEYPSPSQDELHPEIYAENAWTLMKFGKDL